One part of the Solanum dulcamara chromosome 8, daSolDulc1.2, whole genome shotgun sequence genome encodes these proteins:
- the LOC129900006 gene encoding uncharacterized protein LOC129900006, which translates to MCVVSDRNESIIKSVSMVFPNVPHFACIWHIWKNVCTKYRRSKAVLSDIFYSMAKAYRKDEVDKLMAKVERIDQRVAQYLKNAGYEKWSRVHATVNRGRMMTSNIAECINGCLVEARELPIIDFLEQTRMLFGSWNCKNREIASYTKHTLGRKFEDILVSNTIKCSRMKVVASSEYLYSVYELGIRYIVCLERKTCTCGRFQLDEIPCPHAIAVLKSKNITDLHPYCSDYYKPEALANTYELPMVPMPDKKDWTAPKEILEEIVLPPIYKRMPGRPKKGRKKFASEKITSSTNSCGRCGHEGHNRKTCNFITK; encoded by the exons atgtgtgttgtatcagataggaacgaaagcataatcaagagtgtaagcatggtatttcccaatgttcctcattttgcatgcatatggcatatatggaaaaatgtGTGTACTAAATACAGAAGGAGCAAAGCTGTACTAAGTGACATCTTCTATTCAATGGCCAAGGCATACCGAAAAGATGAAGTCGATAAATTAATGGCCAAAGTTGAAAGAATCGATCAACGGGTggcacaatatttaaaaaatgcaggatacgaaaagtggtcaagggttcatgccactgtcaacaggggtagaatgatgacttctaacatcgcagaatgtatcaatggatgtcttgttgaagcacgagagctgcctataattgactttttggagcaaacgagaatgttatttggttCTTGGAACTGCAAAAATCGAGAAATAGCAtcttatacaaaacatactttgggtagaaaattcgaagatatcctAGTTTCAAACACGATcaagtgttcgagaatgaag gttgttgcttcatcagagtatctttattctgtttacgaattaggtataagatacattgtgtgtctagagagaaaaacatgcacTTGTGGTAGAtttcaactagacgagataccatgtccacatgcaattgcagtgttgaagagcaagaacattactGACCTGCACCCATATTGTTCTGATTACTACAAACCAGAGGCGttggcaaatacttatgaattaccaatggttccaatgccagataagaaagactGGACTGCTCCgaaggaaattttggaagaaattgTCTTGCCGCCAATATACAAAAGGATGCcaggaagaccaaagaaagggagaaaaaagttTGCTAGTGAGAAAATAACAAGTAGCACAAATTCTTGTGGACGTTGTGGCCACGAAGGCCACAAcagaaagacttgtaatttcattACTAAATAG
- the LOC129900005 gene encoding uncharacterized protein LOC129900005, translating to MNKLRENLKSKATVKHAPNEIVKKIEGVTTRPNLPKGMKYVIKKIPSHPLRFGTAYRANFLDDFESSIGEEGIKLFRQSIFGHYLDMPNCNFQGQIIKCLLLLEVDQKNKEELHIRHVQGNILRFTINDFAIITGLRCTGNMNDFKYSDDQASRLLSLYFPGAKNGVNKARFVERFLVGGWKTNEDAVQMAILYFIHTFVFSQLGDAPISVDDFKMVEDGSYEQYPWGKLAYSKLIKGMRQEFSNAKQMYRLGGMPYALNVWIYECASQVPSEIAVRVGNKIPRILNWRVVAVKPKFETFMSTIFSEYPCSNIVQSQHEMKSIVVHDSQQKPEDSTSAAKVNFRKPHEVTGFEDFSTTPPTEFLKRSRDVAETSSPPPSKRMKTSPAKKPIQVETANMHKDFIPPNESENLVSPDNEPGAKSPKESEKPVSPDNVPGAKSALGGESSGHSDRIIHMQFKVDRKFKRLENKMDSNHIDLLKAIDSMANRMTGTSSQVKKDDFDQSFHVVEQQEAPTGLEGPEPSTMINQVDNISEQSILADVPELFDQQVYSDTLKEDEPSVKDVSAHQMEPQRADTDQLIADSDTLQNTVKKDGRVADDKSAKVEEQVEEIEKEKIKPSTSESNTSAPFSSETLDVIDALIYGLPLPAMPLTAVSHEQVQDECLLRDSQLPTTLPSKANVLSDDAKTPSRRSRIPSKILQSPYLSNFGSSEKGKENLSDVTHQTHPFEGFGICYQPPSELVTEYSEWIDKGLLKSHGNKNSKEDHYRSKCSSFGFERMDFVVAFPKDKNWFYLMSQPDRCWNDEHIDVIFYYLWKKSKMQLSNHYRYTTTNCIFKNYIEYAHTRYYHLPPNISTQEDMARSTVTAHQERSVKNIIRGFSIPAGLPWHLVDEVYIPVNCDMDFHWVLAVVVLKERLIRVYDSSPRRRSSNPFQEIQKIAAMLPTYLQDSGFFDNNERTDWSSLDSYKDKSTGNMLEPHHPLAVEYVEGIAQQGSGSLDCGVFLAMFAEYLSDGIFIPSTGLNAEFFRSRYAALLWRYGCQKAMDGYVSDNDDPKKPRRDISPNQGELIDIQ from the exons atgaataagctacgagagaatttgaagtcaaaagctacagttaaacatgcacccaatgaaatagtcaaaaaaattgaaggggttacaacacgccctaatctcccaaag ggaatgaaatacgtcatcaagaagatcccgtcacacccattgagattcggaacggcatatagggctaattttcttgatgattttgaatcatcaataggtgaagaaggtataaagttatttaggcAATCTATATTTGGTCACTACTTAGATATGCCAAACTGCAACTTTCaagggcaaatcatcaaatgcctcttacttcttgaggtagaccaaaaaaacaaagaagaactgCACATTCGTCATGTGCAGGGTAATATACTGCGATTTACAATAAATGATTTTGCTATCATTACTGGTTTGCGATGCACCGGTAATATGAATGACTTCAAGTATTCTGATGATCAAGCAAGTAGATTattgtctttatattttcctGGTGCCAAAAATGGGGTCAACAAAGCTCGTTTCGTTGAGCGTTTTCTGGTTGGAGGATGGAAAACAAACGAAGATGCCGTTCAGATGGCCATTCTCTATTTCATCcatacttttgttttttctcaactaggtgatgcacctatatcAGTTGATGATTTCAAGATGGTAGAAGATGGTAGTTATGAGCAATATCCATGGGGGAAATTagcatattcaaaattgataaaaggaaTGCGTCAGGAGTTTTCAAATGCCAAACAAATGTATCGTCTAGGCGGCATGCCATACGCTCTGAATGTTTGGATATATGAATGTGCATCTCAAGTTCCCTCTGAAATTGCTGTAAGAGTGGGTAataaaattcccagaattcttaACTGGCGTGTTGTCGCCGTGAAGCCAAAATTTGAGACATTCATGTCTACCATCTTCAGTGAG TATCCATGCTCCAACATTGTCCAATCTCAACATGAAATGAAATCTATTGTCGTTCATGACAGCCAACAGAAACCTGAAGATTCAACATCGGCTGCCAAGGTCAATTTCAGAAAACCTCATGAAGTCACTGGATTTGAGGACTTCTCAACAACACCacccactgaatttttaaagAGATCCAGGGATGTCGCTGAGacatcttctccacctcctTCCAAGAGAATGAAGACTTCCCCTGCTAAAAAgccaattcaagtagaaacagCCAACATGCACAAGGATTTCATACCACCAAATGAATCAGAAAATCTTGTTTCTCCTGACAATGAACCGGGGGCAAAGTCACCAAAGGAATCAGAAAAGCCTGTTTCTCCTGACAATGTACCAGGGGCGAAGTCAGCTTTAGGAGGTGAATCTTCCGGTCATTCGGATCGAATTAttcatatgcaattcaaa gtTGACCGGAAGTTCAAGCGTTTGGAGAACAAAATGGATTCAAATCACATTGATCTTTTGAAAGCCATCGACAGTATGGCGAACCGAATGACTGGCACATCATCTCAAGttaaaaaagatgattttgatCAATCATTCCATGTGGTTGAACAACAAGAAGCACCTACTGGATTGGAG gGACCTGAACCATCCACCATGATAAATCAGGTGGACAACATATCGGAACAAAGCATTTTAGCAGATGTTCCTGAATTATTTGATCAGCAAGtttattctgatacattaaag GAAGATGAACCATCCGTCAAGGATGTATCAGCACACCAAATGGAACCACAAAGAGCAGATACTGATCAGCTTATtgctgattctgatacattacag AACACTGTAAAGAAAGATGGAAGAGTAGCTGATGATAAATCTGCCAAAGTAGAAGAGCAAGTCGAggagattgaaaaagaaaaaatcaaaccaagcaCATCAGAATCCAATACTTCAGCACCATTTTCGTCAGAAACTCTGGATGTGATAGATGCTCTAATATACGGACTTCCATTACCAGCCATGCCATTGACAGCTGTTAGTCATGAGCAAGTTCAGGATGAATGTCTATTACGCGATAGCCAGCTACCAACCACTCTTCCATCAAAAGCTAATGTATTGTCTGACGATGCGAAGACACCATCTCGAAGAAGCAGGATTCCTTCGAAGATCTTACAGTCGCCGTATCTTTCAAACTTTGGGTCGAGTGAAAAGGGAAAGGAAAATTTGTCAGATGTTACGCATCAGACACAcccttttgaaggttttggTATATGCTATCAACCCCCTTCCGAGCTTGTCACAGAATACTCTGAATGGATAGATAAAGGACTTCTAAAATCACATGGCAACAA GAATTCGAAGGAGGATCATTACAGATCTAAGTGCTCTTCATTCGGCTTTGAAAGAATGGACTTTGTTGTGGCATTTCCTAAAGATAAGAACTGGTTCTACCTAATGTCACAGCCGGACAGATGCTGGAACGATGag cacatcgatgtaatattttactaccttTGGAAGAAATCGAAGATGCAGTTGAGCAATCATTATCGATACACAACGACAAAttgcattttcaaaaattacatCGAATATGCACACACACGCTACTATCACCTTCCACCTAACATTTCTACACAAGAAGATATGGCAAGGTCCACTGTTACAGCTCATCAAGAGAGATCCgtgaagaacataataagaggtttCTCAATACCAGCCGGTTTGCCCTGGCATttggtagatgaggtatacattcCAGTAAACTGCGAcatggattttcattgggttcttGCGGTAGTTGTGTTGAAAGAGAGGTTGATACGTGTGTATGATTCATCGCCTAGACGAAGAAGTAGCAACCCTTTCCAAGAGATCCAAAAGATAGCAGCAATGCTACCAACATACCTGCAAGACAGTGGTTTCTTTGACAACAACGAACGTACTGATTGGTCGTCtcttgattcatacaaggacaaatcaaCCGGTAATATGCTTGAACCACATCACCCATTAGCAGTTGAGTATGTTGAAGGAATTGCGCAACAGGGAAGTGGCagctt GGATTGTGGAGTTTTCCTGGCCATGtttgctgaatatcttagtgatggaaTTTTTATTCCAAGTACCGGACTAAACGCTGAATTCTTCCGTTCAAGATATGCCGCACTCTTATGGAGATATGGTTGTCagaaggccatggatggttatgttagcgataacgacgatccaaaaaaaCCAAGGAGAGACATATCTCCAAACCAAGGAGAACTGATTGATattcaataa